In the Necator americanus strain Aroian chromosome X, whole genome shotgun sequence genome, cccaccacaacAGAAgcagtatcaaaaaattgaggcttgccacatctgagaacatagtaggcgactggagaagcgcttgaaccacgtaacggacctgcggtaaaatttgtcgaaacaagtaaagagtgatatatcaacattaaaatacttcctctaccaatccgatgaggctatgcacgaagtgctggggcagcgattgcacacgctcgagaaacatcttcaagaaaattatatttgggcgtctccaccctcccaccacacaagcaatatcaaaaaattgaggcttgccacgtcttagaacacagaaagtatcaaaaaaattgagccttgccacatctgagaacatcgtaggcgactggagaagcgcttgaaccacgtaacggacctgcggtaaaatttgtcgaaacaagtaaagagtgatatatcaacattaaaatacttcctctaccaatctgatgaggctatgcacgaagtgttggggcagcgattgcacacgctcgagaaacatcttcaagaaaattatatttgggcgtctccaccctcccaccacacagaaagtatcaaaaaattgaggcttgccacatctgagaacatcgtaggcgactggagaagcgcttgaaccacgtaacggacctgcggtaaaatttgtcgaaacaagtaaagagtgatatatcaacattaaaatacttcctctaccaatccgatgaggctatgcacgaagtgctggggcagcgattgcacacgctcgagaaacatcttcaagaaaagtatatttgggcgtctccaccctcccaccacacaagcaatatcaaaaaattgaggcttgccacgtcttagaacacagaaagtatcaaaaaattgaggcttgccacttctgagaacatcgtaggcgactggagaagcgcttgaaccacgtaacggacctgcggtaaaatttgtcgaaacaagtaaagagtgatatatcaacgtTAAATCTACCATTCCCctgatgaggctatgcacgaagtgttggggcagcgattgcacacgctcgagaaacatcttcaagaaaattatatttgggcgctccaccctcccaccacaaaaagtatcaaaaaattgaggcttgccacatctgagaacacAGGTAGGCGActgagaagcgcttgaaccacgtaacggacctgcggtaaaatttgtcgaaacaagtaaagagtgatatatcaacattaaaatacttcctctaccaatccgatgaggctatgcacgaagtgctggggcagcgattgcgtacgctcgagaaacatcttcaagaaaagtatatttgggcgtctccaccctcccaccacacaagcaatatcaaaaaattgaggcttgccacttctgagaacatcgtaggcgactggagaagcgcttgaaccacgtaacggacctgcggtaaaatttgtcgaaacaagtaaagagtgatatatcaacattaaaatacttcctctaccaatccgatgaggctatgcacgaagtgctggggcagcgattgcacacgctcgagaaacatcttcaagaaaattatatttgggcgtctccaccctcccaccacacaa is a window encoding:
- a CDS encoding hypothetical protein (NECATOR_CHRX.G26617.T1), producing MLIYHSLLVSTNFTAGPLRGSSASPVAYDVLRSGKPQFFDIACVVGGWRRPNILFLKMFLERTQSLPQHFVHSLIGLVEEVF